In Flavobacterium sp. N1736, the following are encoded in one genomic region:
- the kdpA gene encoding potassium-transporting ATPase subunit KdpA codes for MNTELLGVISIFIVSIVLAIPLGKYIAKVYLGDKTLFDPIFNPIEKFIFKISGINSTEEMNWKQHLKALLSINMIWFFLCFFVLLFQGSLFLNPDNNPNMTPDLAFNTAISFVVNCNLQHYSGESGVSYLSQMFLMFLQFVSAGVGMASAAIIFNAMKERTTEKLGNFYDYFIKSCTRILLPLSVIVATILAFSGTPMDFDSKDSITTLQGDHVDVSRGPAAAFIAIKHLGTNGGGFFGANSAHPLENPTYFTNAVELWSQLIVPFAMIFALGFYLKKKKLSYVIFGVMTVGFLLLVIPTMMSEMNGNPAIEKMGIVQTTGAMEGKEVRFGPAVSGFWSIATTVISTGSVNSMHDSSMPVSGAMELLAMMVNAFYGGCGVGILNFYIFIILAVFISGLMVGRTPEFLGKKIEAREVKIAAFIAILHPLLILAGTALASYFAANDTAMGYWFSGNATGWLNNPGHHGFSEMLYEYTSSAANNGSGFEGLGDNNPFWNITTGIVLLLSRFIPIVGPLAIAGLLANKKYIPESAGTLKTDTSIFGIMVFAVIAIIAALSFFPALALGPLAEYFTLK; via the coding sequence ATGAACACAGAATTATTAGGCGTCATCAGTATTTTTATCGTTTCGATAGTTTTAGCCATTCCGTTAGGAAAATATATCGCTAAAGTTTATTTAGGAGATAAAACACTTTTTGATCCAATTTTCAATCCAATTGAAAAATTTATTTTTAAAATCAGCGGCATTAATTCCACTGAAGAAATGAACTGGAAACAACACTTAAAAGCACTTTTAAGTATCAATATGATTTGGTTCTTTCTTTGCTTTTTCGTCTTATTATTTCAGGGATCGTTGTTTTTAAATCCCGACAATAATCCAAACATGACACCGGATTTGGCCTTTAACACCGCCATTTCATTTGTCGTAAACTGTAATTTACAGCATTATTCAGGTGAAAGCGGCGTTTCTTACCTATCACAAATGTTTTTGATGTTCTTGCAATTTGTTTCTGCTGGTGTTGGTATGGCTTCTGCAGCAATAATTTTCAATGCAATGAAAGAAAGAACTACAGAAAAACTAGGTAATTTTTACGACTATTTCATCAAAAGCTGTACACGTATTTTATTACCCCTTTCCGTTATTGTAGCTACTATTTTAGCATTCAGCGGTACACCAATGGATTTTGACAGTAAAGATTCTATCACAACTTTACAAGGTGATCACGTTGACGTTTCCCGCGGACCTGCTGCTGCTTTTATTGCTATCAAACATTTAGGTACAAATGGTGGTGGATTCTTCGGAGCCAACTCAGCGCATCCATTAGAAAATCCAACTTATTTTACCAATGCAGTTGAATTATGGTCACAATTAATAGTTCCGTTTGCTATGATTTTTGCTTTAGGTTTTTATCTAAAGAAAAAGAAATTATCATACGTAATCTTCGGAGTTATGACGGTTGGATTCCTTCTATTAGTTATCCCGACAATGATGAGCGAAATGAACGGAAATCCTGCTATCGAAAAAATGGGAATTGTTCAAACAACCGGAGCTATGGAAGGAAAAGAGGTTCGGTTTGGACCAGCTGTTTCAGGATTCTGGAGTATTGCAACAACAGTAATTTCTACAGGTTCTGTAAATAGTATGCACGATAGTTCAATGCCAGTTTCTGGTGCTATGGAATTGCTTGCTATGATGGTGAATGCCTTTTACGGCGGTTGTGGAGTTGGTATCTTGAACTTCTATATTTTCATTATTCTGGCAGTATTTATTTCCGGATTAATGGTTGGTCGAACACCTGAATTTTTAGGGAAGAAAATCGAAGCACGGGAAGTTAAAATTGCTGCTTTCATCGCCATTCTTCACCCTTTATTAATATTAGCCGGAACAGCTTTAGCATCTTATTTTGCTGCAAATGATACCGCAATGGGTTACTGGTTTAGCGGAAATGCAACAGGCTGGTTAAACAATCCAGGACATCACGGATTCTCAGAAATGTTATACGAATATACTTCAAGCGCTGCCAATAACGGTTCTGGTTTTGAAGGTTTGGGAGACAACAATCCGTTCTGGAATATCACTACAGGAATTGTGTTACTGTTGAGTCGTTTCATTCCTATCGTTGGGCCATTGGCAATTGCAGGATTATTGGCGAATAAAAAATACATCCCGGAAAGTGCAGGAACTTTAAAAACCGACACTTCTATTTTTGGAATAATGGTTTTTGCCGTAATCGCGATTATTGCCGCTTTATCATTCTTCCCAGCGTTGGCTTTAGGTCCATTGGCAGAATATTTTACTTTAAAATAA
- the kdpB gene encoding potassium-transporting ATPase subunit KdpB has product MTTNKSTSLFESKQVKEALVQSFVKLNPKMMIKNPVMFTVEIGTAIMFAVCVSILMGATDQGSFTYNLIVFLILLATLLFANFAEAIAEARGKAQADSLRKTREETPARQILPNGEIKNISSSELKKGDIFVCEAGDLIATDGEIIEGLATIDESAITGESAPVIREAGGDKSSVTGGTKVLSDKIKVIVTSEPGESFLDKMIALVEGASRQKTPNEIALTILLAAFTLIFVIVCVTLKPFADYANAPITIAAFIALFVCLIPTTIGGLLSAIGIAGMDRALRANVITKSGKAVETAGDIDVLLLDKTGTITIGNRKATNFYPAKGVTEEDFIKSAVLSSLADDTPEGKSIVELAGAETANKLSIEGATLIKFTAETRTSGVILKDGTNIRKGAQDAAKNIAKQAGNSFPEDTAQKVIDISTNGGTPLVVIKNDQVQGVIELQDIIKTGMKERFDRLRKMGVKTVMVTGDNPLTAKFIAEAAGVDDFIAEAKPEDKMNYIKNEQNLGKLVAMMGDGTNDAPALAQANVGVAMNSGTQAAKEAGNMVDLDNDPTKLIEIIEIGKQLLMTRGTLTTFSIANDVAKYFAIVPALFITAIPALEGLNIMRLHSPESAILSAVIFNAIIIPILIPLALRGVDYKPIGASAILKRNLLIYGLGGLIVPFIGIKLIDLLVAMFI; this is encoded by the coding sequence ATGACAACTAATAAATCCACATCATTGTTTGAAAGTAAGCAAGTAAAAGAAGCTTTAGTGCAATCTTTTGTGAAGCTGAATCCAAAAATGATGATCAAAAATCCGGTAATGTTTACCGTAGAAATAGGAACTGCCATTATGTTTGCTGTTTGTGTTTCCATTTTAATGGGAGCAACTGACCAAGGTAGTTTTACTTATAATTTAATTGTGTTTTTAATTTTACTTGCAACGCTTTTGTTTGCCAATTTCGCCGAAGCTATTGCCGAAGCAAGAGGAAAAGCTCAAGCCGATAGTTTAAGAAAAACACGTGAAGAAACTCCTGCAAGACAAATTTTGCCTAACGGAGAAATCAAAAATATCAGTTCATCTGAATTGAAAAAAGGAGATATTTTCGTTTGTGAAGCCGGCGATTTAATTGCAACCGATGGTGAAATTATCGAAGGTTTAGCGACTATCGACGAAAGCGCCATTACCGGAGAAAGTGCTCCTGTAATTCGGGAAGCAGGCGGTGATAAATCATCTGTAACCGGAGGAACAAAAGTACTATCTGATAAAATTAAAGTAATTGTAACCTCTGAACCTGGCGAAAGCTTTTTGGATAAAATGATTGCTTTGGTTGAAGGTGCAAGCCGCCAGAAAACACCAAACGAAATTGCCTTAACCATTTTATTAGCCGCATTTACTTTAATCTTTGTGATTGTGTGCGTTACGCTTAAACCGTTTGCCGACTATGCAAATGCACCCATCACGATTGCGGCTTTTATTGCACTGTTCGTTTGTTTGATTCCAACTACAATTGGAGGTTTATTATCAGCAATCGGTATTGCGGGAATGGACAGAGCGTTGCGTGCCAACGTAATTACAAAATCAGGAAAAGCAGTTGAAACTGCCGGAGATATTGATGTATTGCTTTTGGATAAAACCGGAACAATTACCATTGGAAACAGAAAAGCAACAAATTTCTACCCTGCAAAAGGTGTTACTGAAGAAGATTTTATAAAGTCTGCTGTGTTAAGTTCATTGGCAGATGACACTCCGGAAGGGAAAAGTATCGTGGAACTGGCAGGTGCCGAAACTGCCAATAAATTATCAATTGAAGGTGCTACTTTAATCAAATTTACCGCAGAAACGAGAACTTCCGGAGTTATTTTAAAAGACGGAACCAATATTAGAAAAGGAGCTCAGGATGCTGCAAAAAATATTGCAAAACAAGCCGGGAATTCTTTCCCTGAAGATACCGCTCAAAAAGTAATTGATATTTCTACAAACGGAGGAACGCCACTAGTCGTAATTAAAAACGATCAGGTTCAAGGTGTTATCGAATTGCAGGATATCATTAAAACCGGAATGAAAGAACGTTTTGACCGTTTGAGAAAAATGGGTGTAAAAACGGTGATGGTTACCGGAGATAATCCGCTTACGGCGAAGTTTATTGCCGAAGCTGCCGGAGTTGATGATTTTATTGCCGAAGCGAAACCTGAGGATAAAATGAACTACATCAAAAACGAGCAAAACTTAGGTAAACTTGTTGCCATGATGGGTGACGGAACGAACGATGCTCCTGCCCTTGCACAAGCGAATGTAGGTGTTGCCATGAACAGTGGAACTCAGGCTGCAAAAGAAGCCGGAAACATGGTCGATCTTGACAATGACCCAACTAAATTAATCGAGATTATCGAAATTGGGAAACAACTTTTAATGACTCGAGGCACTTTAACTACTTTTTCTATTGCAAATGACGTTGCGAAATATTTTGCTATTGTTCCTGCTCTTTTTATTACTGCAATTCCTGCGCTTGAAGGTTTAAATATCATGCGTTTGCACAGTCCTGAAAGTGCAATTTTATCAGCGGTAATCTTTAATGCGATCATCATTCCGATATTGATTCCGTTAGCGTTGAGAGGTGTTGATTATAAACCAATTGGTGCAAGTGCAATCCTAAAACGAAATCTGTTGATTTATGGGTTAGGTGGATTAATTGTCCCTTTTATCGGAATTAAATTAATTGATTTACTGGTAGCTATGTTTATTTAG
- a CDS encoding histidine kinase dimerization/phosphoacceptor domain -containing protein encodes MKQAFCFYFLLLISLHSVAQTSTSTAGYDLKKKRLLFQFCTTFLYATNQGKIDEDSSAVLTTKAYNLPLSLSYDEGYNENGNIIIGSELIKKGNINAATKLLSQAKGSDKILLLLQLGSFYLYKPGTKPEDLQNAFKYINEAVQTSNQLKIIKWKHESLLLLGKYYNQEHNFTESKNCFSRVVNECRKQNDKKALADALANEGSTLPFPDPEKEKILNEAIQLYKTLGLEEKAIEMHLKLITIHYFSGNINLANKEFYQNLYNQRKIGFKHTQFTESAISYIELNRHNIKSSLYYALKTIKTVKTLNDYNFADTFYLRFGNVYLVLGHYEEAAEMYQKSVYYGQHYISAGSWYKSFMSLVAALSSKGKNQEAIDYINSVTVKFPPTNPYDKMILNFTKANCYDRLKNYALAEKYFKEMDLSAQQLNGPQTLLDVSNAYASMSYFYARRHQADKAKLYADKISVLAKANNQHYNLPDLEISLSTTDSLNGNYSSALKHYQIYKKMSDSLINYAKNKQIEELKIQYETVNKEQKIKLLNDQAKLQQSQLQKSKLLNNLSIGFLLLLLIIIGLLYNRYRLKQRNHAKLEQKEKEINQKNINLNHLLNEKEWLLKEIHHRVKNNLQTVISLLNSQSAYLDNDMALSAIKNSQHRIHSMSLIHQKLYNSENISTINMPNYIRELVEYLRESFSLGQRIRFEVKIDPLELDVAQAVPLGLILNEAITNSIKYAFPEDRTGIISVKLERILDNKYLLNISDNGIGLDMNLNTKKSNSFGMSLIKGLSDDLDAKFTMENNNGTILKIEFSQEFPLNQKREVI; translated from the coding sequence ATGAAACAAGCTTTTTGTTTTTACTTTTTACTTCTTATTTCTCTTCATTCCGTTGCGCAAACATCCACTTCAACAGCAGGTTATGATTTAAAAAAGAAGCGTTTGCTATTTCAGTTTTGTACTACTTTTTTGTATGCAACAAATCAAGGAAAGATTGACGAAGACAGTTCGGCGGTATTAACTACAAAAGCGTACAATTTACCTCTTTCGCTAAGTTATGATGAAGGATATAACGAAAATGGAAATATAATAATTGGCAGTGAATTGATTAAAAAAGGGAATATAAATGCTGCCACAAAACTTTTATCCCAGGCAAAAGGTTCAGACAAAATTTTATTGCTGCTTCAGCTGGGAAGTTTTTACCTTTATAAACCCGGAACAAAACCCGAAGATCTTCAAAATGCTTTCAAATATATTAATGAAGCGGTACAAACAAGCAATCAGCTTAAAATTATAAAATGGAAGCATGAAAGTTTATTATTACTGGGAAAATACTATAATCAGGAACATAATTTTACCGAAAGTAAAAATTGTTTTAGCAGAGTTGTAAACGAATGCCGAAAACAAAATGATAAAAAGGCTCTTGCCGATGCCTTGGCAAATGAAGGTTCTACTTTACCTTTTCCCGATCCTGAAAAAGAAAAAATCCTAAACGAAGCGATACAACTTTACAAAACATTAGGATTAGAGGAAAAGGCGATAGAAATGCATCTAAAGCTTATTACAATACATTATTTCAGCGGAAACATCAATTTAGCCAATAAAGAATTTTATCAAAACTTATACAACCAAAGAAAAATTGGGTTTAAACATACTCAATTTACAGAATCGGCAATTTCATATATAGAGCTTAACCGACATAATATCAAAAGCTCTTTGTATTATGCTTTAAAAACGATTAAAACAGTAAAAACCCTTAACGATTATAATTTTGCTGATACGTTTTATTTGCGTTTCGGAAACGTTTATCTGGTTTTAGGTCATTATGAAGAAGCTGCAGAAATGTATCAAAAAAGTGTCTATTATGGACAACATTATATAAGTGCCGGAAGTTGGTATAAAAGTTTTATGAGTCTTGTTGCGGCTTTATCATCAAAGGGAAAAAATCAGGAAGCTATTGATTACATCAATTCTGTTACTGTAAAATTTCCGCCAACGAACCCGTACGACAAAATGATTTTGAATTTTACAAAAGCAAATTGTTACGATCGATTAAAAAATTATGCCTTGGCAGAGAAATATTTTAAAGAAATGGATCTTTCGGCACAGCAATTAAATGGTCCGCAAACTTTACTGGATGTTTCAAATGCGTATGCCTCAATGTCTTATTTTTATGCGCGCAGACATCAGGCAGACAAAGCGAAATTATATGCTGATAAAATTTCAGTTTTAGCTAAAGCAAATAATCAGCATTATAACTTACCGGATCTTGAAATTTCCTTATCCACAACTGATTCATTAAATGGCAATTATTCATCGGCTTTAAAACATTACCAAATTTATAAAAAGATGAGTGATTCTTTGATTAATTATGCTAAAAACAAACAAATTGAAGAGCTTAAAATTCAATATGAAACGGTCAATAAAGAGCAAAAAATTAAACTATTAAACGATCAGGCAAAATTGCAGCAGAGCCAATTACAAAAATCAAAACTCTTAAATAATTTATCTATTGGTTTTTTACTATTGCTTCTTATTATCATTGGTTTGCTGTACAATCGTTACCGCTTAAAACAGCGAAATCACGCCAAACTTGAGCAGAAAGAAAAAGAAATTAATCAGAAAAATATCAATTTAAATCATTTACTTAATGAAAAAGAATGGTTGTTGAAAGAAATTCATCATCGTGTAAAAAACAATCTGCAAACCGTCATTAGTCTGCTAAATTCACAATCTGCTTATTTGGATAACGATATGGCTTTATCAGCCATAAAAAACAGTCAACATAGAATACATTCAATGTCTTTGATTCATCAAAAATTATATAATTCTGAAAATATTTCGACGATTAATATGCCTAATTATATACGGGAGTTGGTTGAATATTTACGTGAGTCTTTTTCGCTTGGTCAGAGAATTAGGTTCGAAGTAAAAATTGATCCATTAGAATTAGATGTGGCACAGGCCGTTCCGCTTGGACTTATTTTGAATGAAGCCATTACAAATTCGATTAAATATGCTTTTCCTGAAGATCGCACCGGAATAATTTCTGTAAAGCTTGAACGAATTTTAGACAACAAATATCTATTAAATATTTCTGACAACGGAATTGGTCTTGATATGAACCTCAACACTAAAAAAAGCAATTCATTCGGGATGAGTTTGATAAAAGGTTTAAGTGATGATTTGGATGCAAAATTTACGATGGAAAATAATAACGGAACTATTTTGAAAATTGAATTTTCGCAAGAATTTCCATTGAATCAAAAAAGAGAAGTAATTTAA
- the kdpF gene encoding K(+)-transporting ATPase subunit F: MTALFIVSIAVFGYLVYVLIKPEKF; this comes from the coding sequence ATGACTGCACTATTTATTGTTTCCATCGCCGTTTTTGGCTATTTGGTTTATGTATTAATCAAACCCGAAAAATTTTAA
- a CDS encoding sigma-54-dependent transcriptional regulator produces MTHKILIIDDEEKLRSLLARIIKSEGFEVFEAKDLKSGFKKLEQTEIDVVLCDVKLPDGNGVDFLQNIKGSFPLIEVILLTAFGNIPDGVQAMKNGAFDYIVKGDDNDKIIPLLYKAVEKSHLQKKVKQLEKRIGDKYSFNTIIGKSKGIEQVIDLAKKVAKTDSTVLLTGETGTGKEVFAQAIHENSNRVGKSFVALNCSTFSKEILESELFGHKQGAFTGALKDKKGFIEEANGGTLFLDEIGEMPIELQAKLLRVLETSEYIPVGDTTPKKSNFRLIAATNRDLKTESDEHRFRSDLYFRLNIFEIKLPPLRERIKDIALITQYFVKQFSEKTNKKTLTISDDFLQKLENYSWPGNIRELKNVIERSVILSNGDILTADVLPYEMQHQPEKATKSMSAFSMQSIEKLHIQKVLNYTKGNKAEAARLLEIGIATLYRKLEEYSIQ; encoded by the coding sequence ATGACACACAAAATTTTAATTATAGACGACGAAGAAAAACTGAGAAGTCTGCTGGCACGCATTATAAAATCGGAAGGATTTGAAGTTTTTGAAGCCAAAGATTTAAAATCGGGTTTTAAAAAATTAGAACAAACCGAAATTGATGTCGTTTTATGTGATGTAAAATTACCGGACGGAAATGGCGTTGATTTTCTGCAAAACATAAAAGGAAGCTTTCCTTTAATAGAAGTTATTTTATTGACGGCTTTCGGGAATATTCCGGATGGCGTTCAGGCAATGAAAAATGGCGCTTTTGATTATATTGTAAAAGGCGATGACAACGACAAAATTATTCCGCTTTTGTATAAAGCTGTTGAAAAATCTCATTTACAGAAAAAAGTAAAACAGCTTGAAAAACGCATTGGAGATAAATATTCTTTCAATACCATTATCGGAAAATCTAAAGGAATCGAACAAGTAATTGATCTGGCTAAAAAAGTCGCCAAAACCGATTCTACTGTTTTACTTACCGGAGAAACCGGAACCGGAAAAGAGGTTTTTGCACAAGCAATTCATGAAAATAGCAATCGTGTTGGCAAATCTTTTGTTGCCTTAAACTGCAGTACTTTTAGCAAAGAAATTCTGGAAAGTGAACTTTTTGGTCACAAACAAGGCGCTTTTACCGGAGCACTAAAAGATAAAAAAGGTTTTATAGAAGAAGCCAACGGCGGCACTTTGTTTCTGGATGAAATTGGAGAAATGCCAATAGAATTGCAAGCCAAATTATTACGCGTTTTAGAAACCAGCGAATATATTCCGGTTGGAGACACAACGCCAAAAAAATCAAATTTCAGATTAATTGCGGCTACAAACAGAGATTTAAAAACAGAAAGTGACGAACACCGTTTTCGTTCTGATTTATACTTTCGATTGAATATTTTCGAAATTAAACTTCCTCCATTAAGGGAAAGAATAAAAGATATTGCCTTAATTACGCAATATTTCGTCAAACAATTTTCTGAAAAAACGAATAAAAAAACATTAACTATTTCAGATGATTTTCTTCAGAAATTAGAAAATTATTCCTGGCCGGGAAACATTCGCGAACTTAAAAATGTCATCGAAAGGTCTGTAATTCTAAGTAATGGTGATATTTTAACCGCTGATGTTTTGCCTTATGAAATGCAGCATCAACCTGAAAAAGCAACCAAATCAATGTCGGCTTTTTCTATGCAAAGTATTGAAAAACTGCATATTCAAAAAGTTTTAAATTATACGAAAGGTAATAAAGCAGAAGCTGCCCGTTTGCTGGAAATTGGTATTGCGACTTTATATCGAAAACTGGAAGAGTATAGTATACAATAA
- a CDS encoding K(+)-transporting ATPase subunit C, with protein MKTIFSLLKLTLLTVILFAVIYPLAIYGIAQFAPNHGKGETISVNGKVVGYQKIGQKFDKSNYFWGRPSAVDYNAAGSAGSNKGPSNADYLALVQKRIDTFLVVHPYLKKSEIPSDMVTASGSGLDPNISPQGALIQVKRVAKERKLAEDKVKALVEANINTPKVMGTPTVNVLELNVALDELSKKGS; from the coding sequence ATGAAAACAATATTTTCACTATTAAAATTGACACTGCTTACCGTAATTCTGTTTGCAGTTATTTATCCCCTTGCGATTTACGGAATTGCACAATTTGCTCCTAATCACGGAAAAGGAGAAACTATTTCGGTTAACGGAAAAGTGGTTGGATACCAAAAAATCGGTCAGAAATTCGATAAGTCAAATTATTTCTGGGGAAGACCTTCGGCTGTGGATTATAATGCTGCAGGAAGTGCCGGAAGCAACAAAGGACCAAGTAATGCTGACTATTTAGCTTTGGTTCAAAAAAGAATCGACACGTTTTTAGTTGTTCATCCGTATTTGAAAAAATCTGAGATTCCATCAGATATGGTGACCGCTTCTGGTAGCGGTTTAGATCCGAATATTTCACCGCAAGGCGCTTTGATTCAGGTGAAACGTGTTGCCAAAGAACGAAAATTAGCTGAAGATAAAGTAAAAGCTTTGGTTGAAGCGAATATTAATACGCCAAAAGTTATGGGAACTCCAACGGTGAATGTGTTGGAATTGAATGTGGCTTTGGATGAGCTTTCTAAAAAAGGTTCTTAG
- a CDS encoding porin has product MKKIILTALIAFGFSNLHAQEETKSPFTFSGYVETYYSYDFGKPEDHTRPGFFYNYNKSNEVNINLGLAKVNYSKDNVRGNFALMAGTYAEYNMSAEQGLLKNIYEANVGVKISQSHNLWIDAGIMPAHIGFESAIGKDCQTLTRSILAENSPYYEAGVKIGYTSESGKWYLAGMYLNGWQRIEKVEGNQTPAFGTQVTYKPSDKVVLNWSTYVGNEQPDIDKKWRYFNNFYGQFKVTDKTNVTAGFDVGSQQAAKNSNKYDTWFSPVLILQYKPTDKIQLAARGEYYSDEKGVIIATETPNGFKTYGFSANFDYLVTDNVMFRIEARNLSSKDEIFTKDNLPTDTNTFVTTSLAISF; this is encoded by the coding sequence ATGAAAAAAATAATACTTACTGCTTTAATCGCTTTTGGTTTTAGCAATTTACATGCACAAGAAGAAACAAAAAGCCCGTTTACGTTTTCGGGATATGTCGAAACTTATTATAGTTATGATTTCGGAAAACCGGAAGATCATACGCGACCAGGCTTTTTTTACAATTATAATAAAAGCAATGAAGTGAACATCAATTTAGGTTTGGCGAAAGTGAATTATTCGAAAGATAATGTTCGTGGAAATTTTGCTTTAATGGCTGGAACTTACGCTGAATATAATATGTCGGCAGAGCAAGGTTTATTGAAAAATATATACGAGGCAAATGTTGGCGTGAAGATTTCGCAAAGTCATAATTTATGGATTGATGCGGGAATTATGCCGGCACATATTGGTTTTGAAAGTGCAATTGGTAAAGATTGCCAGACTTTAACACGAAGTATTTTGGCTGAAAACTCGCCTTATTATGAAGCAGGAGTTAAAATTGGTTACACATCTGAGTCAGGAAAATGGTATTTAGCCGGAATGTATTTGAATGGCTGGCAACGTATTGAGAAAGTGGAAGGCAATCAAACGCCTGCTTTTGGAACGCAAGTTACGTACAAACCATCGGACAAAGTGGTTTTGAACTGGAGTACTTATGTTGGAAATGAGCAGCCAGATATCGATAAAAAATGGCGTTATTTTAACAACTTTTACGGACAATTTAAGGTAACGGATAAAACAAATGTTACGGCTGGTTTTGATGTTGGATCGCAACAAGCGGCAAAAAACAGTAATAAATATGACACTTGGTTTTCGCCAGTTTTGATTCTGCAATACAAACCAACGGATAAAATTCAGCTTGCGGCTCGTGGCGAATATTATAGTGATGAAAAAGGAGTTATTATCGCAACTGAAACTCCAAATGGTTTTAAAACTTACGGATTTTCAGCTAACTTTGATTACTTAGTTACTGATAATGTAATGTTTAGAATCGAGGCAAGAAATCTTTCGAGTAAAGATGAAATATTTACAAAAGACAATCTTCCAACGGATACGAATACGTTTGTAACGACTTCGTTGGCGATTTCTTTCTAA